A single region of the Serinus canaria isolate serCan28SL12 chromosome 1, serCan2020, whole genome shotgun sequence genome encodes:
- the LOC103827334 gene encoding protein POLR1D, producing MEEDPELERKAVEELLKEAKRGRTRAETMGAMGWLKCPLAGTNKRFLINTIKNTLPSQKEQDQEREQKEDDKESEPNKSRKEEKPKKRRIHPYTPSFQSRRRVSYSPPRHQSRNQHTKDKHEKRSSKR from the exons ATGGAGGAGGACCCGGAGCTGGAGAG GAAGGCTGTGGAAGAGTTACTTAAAGAGGCAAAACGTGGGAGAACCAGAGCTGAAACAATGGGAGCTATGGGTTG GTTGAAATGTCCTCTTGCTGGTACAAATAAAAGATTCCTTATTAATACCATCAAAAACACGTTGCCATCTCAAAAAGAGCAAGACCAAGAGCGTGAGCAAAAGGAAGATGATAAGGAGTCTGAGccaaacaaaagcaggaaagaagaaaaaccaaagaaacGCAGAATTCACCCGTACACACCCAGCTTTCAATCCAGAAGGAGGGTCAGCTACTCTCCTCCAAGGCACCAAAGCAGGAACCAGCACACAAAGGATAAACATGAAAAGCGATCAAGCAAGcgatga